A portion of the Corynebacterium heidelbergense genome contains these proteins:
- a CDS encoding LapA family protein, whose protein sequence is MNRKNHSERKVASQNAEPGVAPTPSPDAAPHQSSTSTAPTKTSGTPPKVKRSMAGSTWVALILGALLLILLLVFILQNQTATQLQFFGWQAEFPVGVGMLIAAIVGALIMALVGGVRIIQLRGQVKHPRR, encoded by the coding sequence ATGAACCGCAAGAATCACAGCGAACGCAAAGTTGCTTCCCAGAACGCCGAGCCCGGCGTCGCACCGACACCATCCCCAGACGCCGCACCTCACCAGAGTTCGACCTCCACCGCGCCGACAAAGACCTCCGGCACCCCGCCCAAGGTCAAGCGCTCCATGGCCGGAAGCACATGGGTGGCCCTCATCCTCGGGGCCCTGCTGTTGATTCTGTTGCTGGTCTTCATCCTGCAAAACCAAACGGCCACCCAGCTTCAGTTCTTCGGCTGGCAGGCCGAGTTCCCCGTGGGAGTGGGCATGCTCATCGCCGCGATCGTGGGCGCACTCATCATGGCCCTGGTCGGGGGCGTGCGCATCATCCAGCTACGCGGACAGGTGAAGCACCCCCGGCGTTAA
- the tsf gene encoding translation elongation factor Ts produces MANYTAADVKKLREITGAGMMACKKALVDSEGDFDKAIEILRIKGAKDVGKRAERSASEGLIAVSGNTMIEVNAETDFVAKNNEFIDFANKVAEAAAAAQANSREELEQVQVDGQTALEALQQLSAKIGEKLELKRAVTVSGENVATYLHHRSADLPPAVGVLVTYTGDNAEAARGAAMQVAALKARYLSADEVPADVVAKEREIAEATAREEGKPEKALPNIIEGRVKGFYKDVCLLDQPSVTESKKTVKQVVDAAGITLTGFERFEVGQA; encoded by the coding sequence ATGGCGAACTACACCGCAGCTGACGTAAAGAAGCTTCGCGAGATCACCGGCGCCGGGATGATGGCTTGCAAGAAGGCCCTCGTCGACTCTGAGGGCGACTTCGACAAGGCCATCGAGATCCTGCGCATCAAGGGCGCCAAGGACGTGGGCAAGCGCGCCGAGCGCAGCGCCTCCGAGGGCCTGATCGCCGTTTCCGGCAACACCATGATCGAGGTCAACGCCGAGACGGACTTCGTTGCGAAGAACAACGAGTTCATCGACTTCGCCAACAAGGTCGCCGAAGCCGCCGCAGCTGCCCAGGCCAACTCCCGCGAGGAGCTGGAGCAGGTACAGGTGGACGGCCAGACCGCCCTGGAGGCGCTGCAGCAGCTCTCTGCCAAGATCGGCGAGAAGCTGGAGCTCAAGCGGGCAGTCACCGTCTCCGGCGAGAACGTCGCTACCTACCTGCACCACCGCTCCGCCGACCTGCCCCCGGCAGTGGGCGTGCTGGTGACCTACACCGGCGACAACGCCGAGGCCGCCCGCGGCGCCGCTATGCAGGTGGCCGCCCTTAAGGCCCGCTACCTGTCCGCCGATGAGGTGCCCGCCGACGTCGTGGCAAAGGAGCGCGAGATCGCGGAGGCCACCGCCCGGGAAGAGGGCAAGCCCGAGAAGGCCCTGCCGAACATCATCGAGGGCCGGGTGAAGGGCTTCTACAAGGACGTGTGCCTGTTGGACCAGCCCTCCGTCACCGAGTCCAAGAAGACCGTTAAGCAGGTTGTGGATGCCGCCGGCATCACCCTGACCGGCTTCGAGCGCTTTGAGGTGGGCCAGGCCTAA
- a CDS encoding DUF2631 domain-containing protein, whose protein sequence is MELAGAGEFHQLQEEAVGDHSKPESLAVPAQADSRTHAAGSESHVESAPAHSHAAAAHGGHEQHYEVFDNVSEAEVPSARWGWSMLKKRGVIIAGLLGGLFLLAMLFGNHKGNVENYWLIGLAIVTFLGTLWVAFQPTLTQKQTVTARNQPVGHVEPEWARDQHNLTGVYAKLTREELAALNQGGHEPESH, encoded by the coding sequence ATGGAACTTGCCGGCGCCGGTGAGTTTCACCAACTCCAGGAGGAAGCTGTGGGCGACCACTCCAAGCCAGAATCTCTCGCGGTCCCTGCTCAGGCGGATTCTCGCACCCACGCGGCGGGCAGCGAATCCCACGTTGAAAGCGCTCCGGCGCACTCCCACGCCGCTGCTGCCCACGGCGGTCACGAGCAGCACTACGAGGTCTTCGACAATGTCTCTGAGGCGGAAGTGCCCTCGGCTCGCTGGGGTTGGTCCATGCTGAAGAAGCGCGGGGTGATCATCGCGGGTCTCCTCGGTGGCCTCTTTCTGCTCGCGATGCTGTTCGGCAACCACAAGGGCAACGTGGAGAACTACTGGCTGATCGGCCTGGCCATTGTGACCTTCCTGGGAACGCTCTGGGTCGCCTTCCAGCCCACCCTCACCCAGAAGCAGACTGTGACCGCCCGGAACCAGCCGGTGGGCCACGTGGAGCCGGAGTGGGCCCGCGACCAGCACAACCTCACTGGCGTGTACGCCAAGCTCACCCGGGAGGAACTCGCCGCCCTCAACCAGGGCGGCCACGAGCCCGAGAGCCACTAG
- the dxr gene encoding 1-deoxy-D-xylulose-5-phosphate reductoisomerase, translating into MVRVKTRVIVLGSTGSIGTQALEVIAANQDRFELVGICANGSKPELMLEQATTFHLSADRVAVSSEHTADFLDSQLKGRTIRGVDSAKRLIESWADRLEHTDVILNALVGSLGLDATLAALGTPARLALANKESLVAGGHLVTSAADEGQLVPVDSEHSAMAQCLRSGTCREVSTLVLTASGGPFRGWTREQLEPVTPLQAAHHPTWSMGQMNTLNSATMVNKGLELIEASLLFEIPADRIIVTVHPQSIVHSMVTFVDGATIAQASPPSMKLPISLALGWPERVAEAQRPLDFTAAAHWDFEPLDEEVFPAVELARQSVLAGGTMPAVYNAANEEAAVEFLAGTLSFPRIVDTVAAVVEDCAHLKDEPRDLEDVLAAEREARSKAHERMRPWLSR; encoded by the coding sequence ATAGTCCGGGTGAAGACGCGCGTCATAGTTCTCGGAAGCACAGGGTCCATCGGCACACAGGCCCTCGAGGTCATCGCGGCCAACCAGGACCGCTTTGAGCTGGTGGGGATCTGCGCCAACGGCTCCAAGCCGGAGCTGATGTTGGAGCAGGCCACCACCTTCCACCTCAGTGCCGATCGGGTCGCGGTGTCCAGCGAGCACACTGCGGATTTTCTGGATTCGCAGCTCAAGGGGCGCACGATTAGGGGCGTCGATTCCGCAAAACGGCTCATCGAGAGTTGGGCCGACCGCCTGGAGCACACCGACGTCATCCTCAATGCCCTCGTCGGTTCATTGGGCCTGGATGCCACCCTCGCGGCGCTGGGCACCCCTGCCCGCCTGGCCCTAGCCAACAAGGAATCGCTCGTCGCCGGGGGGCACCTGGTCACCTCGGCCGCCGACGAGGGCCAGTTGGTGCCGGTGGACTCGGAGCACTCCGCGATGGCCCAGTGCCTGCGCTCGGGCACCTGCCGGGAGGTCTCCACCCTCGTACTCACCGCCTCCGGGGGGCCCTTTCGGGGATGGACCCGCGAACAGTTGGAACCGGTGACACCCCTGCAGGCAGCGCACCACCCCACCTGGTCCATGGGCCAGATGAACACCCTGAACTCCGCGACCATGGTCAACAAGGGCCTGGAGCTTATCGAGGCCTCCCTGCTGTTCGAGATCCCCGCGGACCGCATCATCGTCACCGTCCACCCCCAGTCCATCGTCCATTCCATGGTCACCTTCGTGGACGGGGCCACCATCGCGCAGGCCTCCCCGCCCAGCATGAAGCTGCCCATCAGCCTCGCCCTGGGCTGGCCGGAACGCGTGGCAGAGGCCCAGCGCCCGCTGGACTTCACCGCCGCCGCCCACTGGGACTTCGAGCCCCTCGACGAGGAGGTCTTCCCCGCAGTTGAACTAGCCCGCCAGTCCGTCCTGGCCGGGGGGACCATGCCCGCGGTGTACAACGCGGCCAACGAGGAAGCGGCGGTGGAGTTCCTCGCCGGAACGCTGAGCTTCCCCCGGATCGTCGATACCGTCGCCGCCGTCGTGGAGGACTGCGCGCACCTCAAGGACGAGCCCCGGGACCTGGAGGATGTCCTCGCCGCCGAGCGGGAGGCCCGAAGCAAGGCCCACGAGAGGATGCGCCCGTGGCTTTCTCGCTAG
- a CDS encoding tyrosine recombinase XerC, which yields MATADPSGPVDLDEAISAYVRYLRHVSARSENTVRAYERDLRTALEGITTVDGFTLNRARDVLGWAADAGASRATIARLASSMRGFGTFLVHQGWCAANPVATLKAPLPRRVLPKVLRQQQAAGLLDDLRRAAQEDPANPIAARDWAMLELLFATGIRVSELVGIDCGDLDLLNHTVRVTGKGNKTRVVPFGATASAAVQAWLARREEVRSRQHRGQSAPTNALFLGARGARIGSRQVRDVVNVVTAQAEGPRLSPHGIRHSTATAVLEGGADLRVVQELLGHSSLSTTQIYTHVGTERLRAVFDQAHPRSGSTD from the coding sequence ATGGCTACAGCGGATCCCTCCGGCCCGGTGGACTTGGACGAGGCCATCAGCGCCTACGTTCGCTATTTACGGCACGTCTCCGCCCGGTCGGAGAACACGGTCCGCGCCTACGAGCGGGATCTGCGCACCGCCTTGGAGGGGATCACCACCGTGGACGGATTCACCCTGAACCGCGCGAGGGACGTTCTTGGTTGGGCGGCAGATGCCGGCGCCAGCCGCGCCACGATCGCCCGGCTGGCCTCCAGCATGCGAGGGTTCGGGACCTTCCTCGTCCACCAGGGATGGTGTGCAGCAAACCCCGTGGCCACCCTCAAAGCCCCTCTGCCGCGGCGGGTCCTGCCGAAGGTGCTGCGCCAGCAGCAGGCCGCCGGGCTGCTGGATGACCTTCGCCGCGCGGCCCAGGAGGATCCCGCCAACCCCATTGCCGCCCGGGACTGGGCGATGTTGGAGCTGCTCTTCGCCACCGGCATTCGCGTGTCCGAGTTGGTCGGCATTGACTGTGGCGACCTAGACCTTCTCAACCACACCGTTCGGGTAACGGGAAAGGGGAACAAGACCCGGGTGGTCCCCTTTGGGGCGACTGCCAGCGCAGCGGTGCAAGCGTGGCTCGCCCGACGGGAGGAAGTACGCAGTCGGCAGCACCGGGGCCAGTCAGCTCCCACCAACGCCCTGTTCCTTGGGGCTCGGGGGGCACGGATCGGCTCGCGCCAGGTCAGGGACGTCGTCAACGTCGTGACTGCCCAGGCCGAGGGGCCCCGGCTATCTCCACACGGTATCCGCCACTCCACGGCCACCGCTGTGCTGGAGGGCGGCGCAGATTTGCGCGTGGTCCAGGAATTGTTGGGCCACTCCAGCCTCTCTACCACCCAGATCTATACCCACGTGGGCACCGAGCGGCTGCGGGCCGTTTTCGACCAAGCCCACCCGCGGTCCGGTTCCACCGACTAG
- the pyrH gene encoding UMP kinase: MLKLGGEMFGGGSVGIDPDVVQNVARQIAEVSNSGVEVAVVIGGGNFFRGAELQQRGLDRSRSDYMGMLGTVMNCLALQDFLEQEGVETRVQTAIQMTQVAEPYLPLRADRHLEKGRVVIFGAGMGMPYFSTDTTAAQRALEISCEVLLMAKGVDGVFSDDPRTNPDATMYHEITPREVIEKGLRVADATAFSLCMDNDMPILVFNLLTEGNIARAVAGERIGTLVES; encoded by the coding sequence ATGCTCAAACTTGGCGGCGAGATGTTCGGCGGGGGATCAGTCGGCATCGACCCGGACGTCGTGCAAAACGTCGCGCGGCAGATCGCGGAGGTGTCTAACAGCGGGGTGGAAGTGGCCGTGGTCATCGGCGGGGGCAACTTCTTCCGCGGCGCGGAGCTGCAGCAGCGCGGGTTGGACCGGTCCCGCTCGGACTACATGGGGATGCTGGGCACCGTAATGAACTGCCTGGCCCTGCAGGACTTCCTGGAGCAGGAGGGGGTGGAGACCCGGGTGCAAACGGCAATCCAGATGACCCAGGTCGCTGAGCCTTATCTGCCGCTGCGGGCCGACCGCCACCTAGAGAAGGGGAGGGTCGTGATCTTCGGTGCGGGCATGGGTATGCCCTACTTTTCTACAGATACGACCGCCGCCCAGCGGGCTTTGGAGATTAGCTGTGAGGTCCTCCTCATGGCAAAGGGGGTCGACGGAGTGTTCAGCGACGATCCTCGGACCAACCCGGATGCCACGATGTACCACGAGATCACGCCGCGGGAGGTCATCGAAAAGGGCCTGCGCGTGGCGGACGCCACCGCGTTCAGCCTGTGCATGGATAACGACATGCCTATCCTGGTCTTCAACCTGCTCACGGAGGGGAATATTGCCCGGGCGGTCGCGGGCGAGCGAATCGGAACGCTGGTCGAGTCCTAG
- the frr gene encoding ribosome recycling factor, producing the protein MIDDILLDSEEHMTSSVEHAREELTTIRTGRANPAMFNGIVAEYYGAPTPITQMSTISVPEPRMLLIKPYEQSSMGPIENAIRNSDLGVNPTNDGQVLRVTIPQLTEERRKDLVRVARSKGEDAKIAIRNIRRKGMERLQKIQKDGDAGEDEVKAAEKELEKVTSTYVQQVDGLVEHKEKELMEV; encoded by the coding sequence ATGATTGATGACATTCTGCTCGATTCCGAAGAGCACATGACGAGCTCTGTGGAGCACGCCCGCGAGGAACTCACCACCATTCGAACGGGCCGCGCCAACCCCGCAATGTTTAACGGGATCGTTGCGGAGTACTACGGGGCACCCACCCCCATCACGCAGATGTCCACGATCAGCGTGCCGGAGCCGCGCATGCTGCTCATCAAGCCCTACGAGCAGTCCTCCATGGGGCCCATCGAGAACGCGATTCGCAACTCTGACCTCGGGGTGAACCCCACCAACGACGGTCAAGTTCTGCGCGTCACTATCCCCCAACTGACCGAGGAGCGCCGCAAGGACCTCGTGCGCGTGGCTCGCTCCAAGGGGGAGGATGCGAAGATTGCCATCCGCAATATCCGCCGGAAGGGCATGGAGCGCCTGCAGAAGATCCAGAAGGACGGGGACGCTGGCGAGGATGAGGTCAAGGCCGCTGAAAAGGAGTTGGAGAAGGTCACCTCCACCTACGTGCAGCAAGTTGACGGCCTGGTCGAGCACAAAGAAAAGGAGCTGATGGAGGTCTAG
- a CDS encoding M50 family metallopeptidase — protein sequence MAFSLGVLLFALGIGISIAAHEAGHMFIARRCGMRVRRYFIGFGPTLWSTTRQHASGPTEYGLKAIPVGGFCDIAGMTKLEELTDEEAPHAMYAKPWWQRVLVLSGGILVNIALTLLIVFAVAVGWGLPNLNATQSATVQSTTCVAPTQNPDGTLGDCAGPGPAEESGVRPGDTFTSLNGQAVADFPGFVAALNSAAAQHVAETGAKPGDSFQVPAQVRRGGGATVDLELRVALVERLTASQKKTTTGAVGITVDRVGDRIRHYNVLSAIPGAVGFTGQMTEKTAQGLASIPAKVPGVIQSIFGGQRDADSPMSVVGASRIGGELVEYEQWPSFLLTLASLNLFLAAFNVIPLPPLDGGHIAVVLWERVRDGWRRRRGLGPGGPVDYRKLMPLTYAASALLLVFGAIVIIADVVNPVRLF from the coding sequence GTGGCTTTCTCGCTAGGCGTCCTCCTTTTCGCTCTCGGCATCGGCATCTCCATCGCGGCCCACGAGGCCGGGCATATGTTCATCGCCCGGCGGTGCGGGATGCGGGTGCGCCGCTACTTCATCGGCTTCGGCCCCACGCTATGGTCCACCACGCGCCAGCACGCCTCGGGGCCCACGGAATACGGGTTGAAAGCCATCCCCGTCGGCGGTTTCTGCGATATCGCCGGGATGACGAAACTGGAGGAGCTCACCGACGAGGAAGCCCCACATGCCATGTACGCCAAGCCCTGGTGGCAGCGGGTGCTCGTGCTCTCCGGCGGGATCTTGGTCAACATCGCGCTGACCCTGCTCATCGTCTTCGCCGTCGCCGTGGGATGGGGCCTGCCGAACCTCAACGCGACCCAGTCGGCCACGGTGCAATCGACCACCTGCGTGGCCCCCACCCAAAACCCCGACGGCACCTTGGGCGACTGCGCCGGACCCGGGCCCGCCGAGGAGTCCGGGGTGCGCCCGGGGGATACCTTCACCTCCCTCAACGGCCAGGCGGTCGCGGACTTCCCGGGCTTCGTCGCCGCGCTCAACTCCGCCGCCGCACAGCACGTGGCGGAGACCGGCGCGAAGCCGGGCGACAGCTTCCAGGTCCCGGCCCAGGTGCGCCGTGGGGGCGGGGCCACTGTCGACCTTGAACTACGCGTTGCACTGGTCGAGCGGTTAACGGCGTCCCAAAAAAAGACCACGACCGGGGCCGTGGGCATCACCGTCGATCGGGTGGGTGACCGCATTCGGCACTACAACGTCCTCAGCGCCATCCCGGGGGCCGTGGGCTTCACCGGGCAGATGACGGAGAAGACCGCGCAGGGGCTGGCCTCCATCCCGGCGAAGGTCCCCGGGGTAATTCAATCGATCTTCGGCGGGCAGCGGGACGCCGATTCCCCCATGAGCGTGGTGGGGGCCTCCCGGATCGGCGGGGAGCTGGTGGAGTACGAGCAGTGGCCGTCCTTCCTGCTCACCCTCGCCAGCCTCAACCTTTTCCTCGCCGCGTTCAACGTCATCCCGCTGCCGCCGCTGGACGGTGGGCACATCGCGGTGGTCCTGTGGGAGCGGGTGCGCGATGGGTGGCGCCGCCGTCGGGGGCTCGGCCCCGGGGGACCGGTGGATTATCGCAAGCTGATGCCGCTGACCTACGCCGCCAGTGCGTTGCTGCTTGTCTTCGGGGCGATTGTCATCATTGCGGACGTCGTCAACCCCGTGCGCCTGTTCTAG
- a CDS encoding M23 family metallopeptidase, translating to MRPSQKFRLALLCLLSLVCTTPVALAEAPPVAVASRGHRLPIAWPAGQDPARAVVRPADIPEHNWEPGHRGVDLRATPGQEIRASRGGRVHFAGVVAGTPVVSIVHPGGVKTTYEPVVASVVTGSPVRRGQVLGTLADPATLPEHTRKPQGLSWGARLLDAEGRYVDPMSLLGGLQVRLLE from the coding sequence ATGCGCCCTTCCCAGAAGTTCCGGCTGGCTCTGCTGTGCCTGCTCAGCCTCGTGTGCACCACCCCCGTAGCCCTGGCGGAGGCCCCGCCCGTGGCGGTCGCTTCCCGGGGCCACCGCCTGCCGATAGCATGGCCGGCTGGCCAGGACCCGGCCCGGGCTGTGGTCCGGCCTGCGGACATCCCTGAGCACAACTGGGAGCCGGGCCACCGCGGTGTGGACCTGCGGGCAACGCCCGGGCAGGAGATCCGGGCCAGTCGCGGCGGGCGGGTGCACTTCGCCGGAGTGGTGGCGGGCACCCCGGTGGTCAGCATTGTGCACCCGGGGGGTGTGAAAACGACGTATGAACCCGTCGTGGCATCCGTCGTCACTGGGTCCCCGGTGCGCCGTGGGCAAGTTCTGGGGACCTTGGCGGATCCGGCGACGTTGCCGGAGCACACTCGCAAACCCCAGGGTTTGTCCTGGGGCGCGCGACTGCTCGACGCGGAAGGGCGCTACGTGGACCCGATGAGTCTACTCGGGGGCCTCCAGGTGCGTCTGCTCGAATGA
- a CDS encoding phosphatidate cytidylyltransferase has product MPAPKPKNKAGRNLKQAIGVGVLLGALVILALQIPYAWYPLIAIAMGLATYEVWRRLYEAGYVLSLLVLGIGGQVMIWLSLPFGTSGLVAGFVISVLLLMVTRLFHHGRQSPPHNYVRDVAVGVFVLTWIPLFGSFAAMLSRMQRDGVSGASFIFTFMLCVVASDVGGYVFGVLFGSRPMAPAVSPKKSWEGFAGSIVFSCIVGVACVVLLLHAPFWAGILLGVGLAVSATLGDLVESQFKRDLGIKDMSGMLPGHGGLMDRLDGMLPGAMITWVVLNMLSAR; this is encoded by the coding sequence GTGCCTGCTCCCAAGCCCAAGAATAAGGCCGGCCGGAACCTCAAACAAGCTATTGGAGTGGGGGTCCTTCTCGGCGCGCTCGTCATCCTCGCGCTGCAAATTCCCTACGCCTGGTATCCGCTTATCGCTATCGCTATGGGGTTGGCCACCTATGAAGTCTGGCGCAGGCTGTACGAAGCGGGATACGTCCTCAGCCTGCTGGTGCTCGGCATCGGCGGGCAGGTGATGATTTGGCTCTCCCTGCCCTTTGGCACGTCCGGCCTCGTGGCCGGGTTCGTGATCAGCGTGCTGCTGCTCATGGTGACCCGCCTGTTCCACCACGGCAGACAGTCCCCGCCGCACAACTACGTCCGGGACGTGGCGGTCGGGGTCTTCGTCCTCACCTGGATCCCCCTGTTCGGCTCCTTTGCGGCGATGCTCTCCCGCATGCAGCGCGATGGGGTATCCGGAGCCTCCTTTATTTTCACTTTCATGCTGTGCGTGGTGGCCTCAGACGTGGGTGGCTATGTCTTTGGCGTGCTGTTCGGGTCTCGCCCGATGGCCCCGGCTGTGAGCCCGAAGAAGTCCTGGGAGGGTTTTGCGGGTTCCATCGTGTTCTCCTGCATCGTGGGCGTGGCCTGCGTGGTGCTGCTGCTTCACGCCCCCTTCTGGGCGGGAATCCTCCTGGGGGTGGGGTTGGCCGTGAGCGCAACGCTGGGGGACTTGGTGGAAAGCCAGTTCAAGCGGGACCTCGGCATCAAGGACATGTCCGGCATGCTGCCGGGCCATGGGGGCCTCATGGACCGGCTGGACGGCATGCTCCCGGGTGCCATGATCACCTGGGTCGTGCTGAATATGCTCTCCGCGCGTTAA
- the rpsB gene encoding 30S ribosomal protein S2, giving the protein MAVVTMRELLDAGVHFGHQTRRWNPKMKRFIFTDHNGIYIIDLQQTLTYIDEAYEFVKETVAHGGNILFVGTKKQAQEAIANEAERVGMPYVNHRWLGGMLTNFQTVAKRLNRLKELQAMEADEDGYKGRTKKEILMLTRERNKLERVLGGISGMAKVPSALWIIDTNKEHIAVAEAQKLNIPVVAVLDTNCDPDVVDYPIPGNDDAIRAASLLTSVVSSAVEAGRQARAERQEAAAKDAAGDTGKAEADAAEVAANAEAPAEQAQAPATEAPAAEAPAQTEQS; this is encoded by the coding sequence ATGGCTGTTGTTACTATGCGCGAGCTGCTGGATGCAGGCGTCCACTTCGGGCACCAGACCCGCCGGTGGAACCCGAAGATGAAGCGCTTCATCTTCACCGACCACAACGGCATCTACATCATCGACCTCCAGCAGACCCTCACCTACATCGATGAGGCCTACGAGTTCGTCAAGGAAACCGTTGCCCACGGCGGCAACATCCTGTTCGTCGGCACGAAGAAGCAGGCCCAGGAAGCTATCGCCAACGAGGCGGAGCGCGTGGGCATGCCCTACGTCAACCACCGCTGGCTCGGCGGCATGCTGACCAACTTCCAGACGGTGGCCAAGCGCCTCAACCGCCTCAAGGAACTCCAGGCCATGGAGGCGGACGAGGATGGCTACAAGGGCCGCACCAAGAAGGAAATCCTCATGCTCACCCGCGAGCGCAACAAGCTGGAGCGCGTGCTCGGCGGCATCTCCGGGATGGCCAAGGTGCCCTCCGCCCTGTGGATCATCGACACAAACAAGGAGCACATCGCGGTCGCCGAGGCCCAGAAGCTCAACATCCCGGTCGTCGCCGTGCTGGACACGAACTGTGATCCGGATGTTGTCGATTACCCGATTCCGGGTAATGACGACGCCATTCGCGCCGCGTCCCTGCTGACCTCCGTGGTCAGCTCCGCCGTGGAAGCCGGCCGACAGGCTCGCGCCGAGCGCCAGGAAGCCGCCGCGAAGGACGCCGCCGGGGACACGGGCAAGGCAGAGGCGGACGCCGCTGAGGTTGCCGCCAACGCGGAGGCGCCCGCTGAGCAGGCACAGGCTCCCGCCACGGAGGCCCCGGCTGCCGAGGCACCGGCCCAGACCGAGCAGAGCTAA
- the rlmN gene encoding 23S rRNA (adenine(2503)-C(2))-methyltransferase RlmN has protein sequence MTSPAPKTTPASGSAPIPLNFSAPRRGMPPKHFADLDPSEVVSALAEVGLPKFRANQISRQYYSRFNGDPATMTDLPEAQRAAVGEALFPPLMTPLRSVEADDGETRKTLWRLHDGTLLESVLMRYPNRATLCISSQAGCGMACPFCATGQGGLDRNLSVAEMVEQVRNAAAAMERGEVDGESGRLSNIVFMGMGEPLANYKRVLATLRKITAPAPEGFGISQRNVTVSTVGLAPAIRKLADERMSVRLAVSLHTPDDELRDTLVPVNNRWSVAEVLDAARYYADVSGRRVSIEYALIKDVNDHTWRADLLGKKLHRALGSKVHVNVIPLNPTPGSQWDASPRPVQDEFVRRVNEQGVPCTVRDTKGQEIAAACGQLAAEV, from the coding sequence ATGACCTCACCGGCCCCCAAGACCACGCCCGCCTCCGGATCCGCGCCAATCCCACTGAACTTCTCGGCTCCCCGCCGAGGAATGCCGCCAAAGCACTTCGCGGATTTGGACCCGTCGGAGGTGGTCTCAGCCTTAGCGGAAGTGGGCCTGCCCAAGTTCCGGGCCAATCAGATCTCCCGGCAGTACTACTCCCGCTTCAACGGGGACCCGGCCACGATGACCGACCTGCCGGAGGCTCAGCGCGCCGCGGTCGGCGAGGCCCTGTTCCCGCCCTTGATGACTCCGCTGCGCAGTGTTGAAGCCGACGACGGGGAAACCCGCAAGACCCTCTGGCGGCTGCATGACGGGACCCTGCTCGAGTCGGTGCTCATGCGCTATCCCAATCGGGCCACTTTGTGCATCTCCTCCCAGGCCGGCTGTGGCATGGCCTGCCCCTTCTGCGCAACGGGGCAAGGGGGCCTGGATCGCAACCTCTCCGTGGCCGAGATGGTCGAGCAGGTCCGCAACGCCGCCGCAGCGATGGAGCGCGGGGAGGTGGACGGAGAATCCGGGCGCCTATCCAACATCGTCTTCATGGGAATGGGGGAGCCCCTGGCCAACTACAAGCGGGTCCTGGCCACCCTGCGGAAAATCACGGCCCCCGCACCAGAGGGATTTGGCATCTCCCAACGCAACGTGACCGTCTCCACCGTGGGCCTGGCCCCGGCAATTCGGAAGCTGGCGGACGAGCGGATGTCGGTGCGCCTGGCGGTATCTCTGCACACACCCGATGATGAGCTGCGGGATACCCTCGTTCCGGTGAACAACCGGTGGTCCGTTGCGGAGGTCCTGGATGCGGCCAGGTATTACGCGGATGTATCCGGGCGCCGGGTCTCCATCGAATACGCCCTCATTAAGGACGTCAATGACCACACGTGGCGAGCGGATCTGCTGGGTAAAAAGCTTCACCGCGCGCTGGGTTCCAAGGTCCACGTGAACGTCATTCCCCTGAACCCCACCCCCGGGTCCCAATGGGATGCCTCCCCCCGCCCCGTTCAGGATGAATTCGTCCGCCGCGTGAACGAGCAGGGAGTCCCCTGTACCGTGCGCGACACGAAGGGCCAGGAGATCGCTGCGGCGTGCGGTCAGCTAGCCGCCGAGGTCTAG